Genomic segment of Pseudomonadota bacterium:
GCGTCGAGATCGCGATGCGGTGCAATACACGCCTGACCCTCGGCGCGCCGGTGCTGCCGGATTTCCCGGTGCCCGCCGGCCAGACCGAAGCCGATCACATCTGTGCGCTGGCGGAGCGGGGCCTCGAACAGCGGCTCGCGGTGTTGTACCCCTCGGCGTCGGAGCGCGCCACGCAGCGCGCGCCGTACGACGCGCGCCTGCGGGTCGAGCTCGACGTGATCAACAGCATGGGCTTCCCGGGCTACTTTCTGATCGTCGCGGATTTCATCGAGTGGTCGAAGAACAACGGCATCCCGGTGGGCCCGGGGCGCGGGTCGGGCGCCGGCTCGCTGGTTGCGTGGGCGCTCAAGATCACCGACATCGACCCCTTGCCGTACGACCTGCTTTTCGAGCGTTTCCTCAACCCCGAACGCGTTTCGATGCCCGACTTCGATGTCGATTTCTGCATGGCTGGCCGCGACCGCGTGATTCAGTACGTGACCGACACCTACGGCGCCGAGAAGGTCTCGCAGATCATCACCTACGGCACCATGGCGGCCAAGGCCGTGGTGCGCGATTGCGGTCGCGTGTTGGGCCACCCGTACGGTCTGGTCGACGGTGTCGCCAAACTCGTGCCGTTCGAGGTGGGCATGACGCTCACCAAGGCGCTCGCCGAGTCCGAGGACCTCAAACGCCGCTACGACACCGACGACGAGGTGCGCAACCTCATCGACCTCGCCTTGCAACTCGAGGGCCTCGCGCGCAACGCCGGCAAGCACGCCGGCGGGGTGGTCATCGCCCCTTCGGGACTCACCGACTTCTGCCCGCTGTACTGCGAAGAAGACGGCGCCAGCCTCGTCACCCAGTTCGACAAGGACGATGCCGAGGCCGTCGGTCTGGTCAAGTTCGATTTTCTCGGCCTGCGCAACCTCACGATCATCGACAACGCGGTCAAGGACATCAACCGCACGCGTGAACAACCGCTGGATATCATGCAGATCCCGCTGGACGACGCGCCCACCTTCGCGCTGCTGCAGGGCGCGGACACGACGGCGGTCTTCCAGCTCGAGTCGCGCGGCATGAAGGAACTCATCAAGCGGCTCAAACCCGACTCCTTCGAAGACATCATCGCGCTCGTGGCGCTGTTTCGCCCGGGGCCGCTGCAGTCCGGCATGGTGGACGACTTCATCGCCCGCAAGCACGGGCGCGAGCCGGTGTCCTACCCGCACCCCGACTACCAGCTCGACAGCCTCAAACCCGTTTTGGAACCCACGTACGGCATCATCCTGTACCAGGAACAGGTGATGCAGATCGCGCAGGTGATGGCCGGCTACTCGCTCGGTGGCGCGGACCTGCTGCGCCGGGCGATGGGCAAGAAAAAGCCCGAGGAGATGGCCAAGCAGAAGGCGGGCTTCGTCGACGGCAGCGTCGCCAACGGCATCGACGCCAGCCTCGCCGAGAAGATCTTCGAGCTGGTTGAGAAATTCGCCGGCTACGGCTTCAACAAATCGCACTCGGCTGCCTACGCGCTGGTCAGCTACCAGACCGCCTGGCTCAAGTGCCACTACCCCGCCGAATTCATGGCCGCCGTGCTGTCCTCGGACATGGAGACCACCGACAAGGTCGTGGTGTTCTACGACGATTGCGTGCGCGCGGGCCTCACGATGCTGCCGCCGGACATCAACGCCTCCGCCGTGCCGTTCACCGCCATCGACGCGAAAACACTCCGGTACGGGCTCGGTGCGGTCAAGGGCGTCGGCGAAGCCGCGCTCAGCGGCATCCTCGCCGAGCGCGAGCAGAACGGGCCGTACGCGAGCCTGTTCGATTTCTGCGAGCGCGCGGATTCACGCGTCAACAAACGCGTGATCGAGGCGCTGGTGAAGTCCGGCGCGCTCGACGGCATTGTCAGCACGCGCGCGGCGGCGATGCGCAACCTGGACGCCGCGATCAAGGCGGCCGAGCAGCAGCACCGCGATGCCGATGCCGGCATGACCGACCTCTTCGGCGGCAGCGGCGGCACGACCGCGCGCGTCACCTTCGAAGACAGTGCCGAGTGGCCGGAACTCGAGCGCCTCGCGCACGAGAAGGACGCGTTGGGCCTTTACCTCAGCGGCCACCCGATCCACTGCTATGCAACTGACCTCGAGCACGTGTCACGCGGCTCGATGGCGGCCCAGTGTGTCGGGCTCGAGCCCGCCAAGGACGGCCGCTTTGCCAAGGGCAAGGACACCGTCGTTGCCGGCCTGATCGTCGCGGTGCGCGTGATCAGCGGCCAGCGCGGGCGGCGCTGCGTGATCACGCTCGACGACGCGACCCTCAAGGTCGACGCCGTCATCAGCGGCGAGCTCTACGACAGCTTCGTCCACGTGATTGCGGTCGACCGGGTGCTGGTCGTCGAGGGCGAGTTGGTGGTGGACGATTTCTCGGGCGGATTCCGCATACGCGGACGTGAGGTCTACGACATCGACGCGGCGCGTGCCCGGTTTGCCAAGGGCGTCGTGGTCACGCTGGGGTCGGTCACGCCCCAGGGCATCGACCCGATCGCCGAACTGCTCACACGGCACGGCGCCGGCAGCCTGCCGATCCTGCTGCGCTACCGGAACGGCGAGGCACGGGCCGCAATCCGGCTCGGTCAGGCGTGGCAGGTGCGCCCGGAAACCGCGCTGATCGACGCGTTGAGCGAGTTGGAGCCGGTGGAGACCGTCGAACTCACCTACTGACGGCAGTCCGCAGCGGTGGATGCGCGGTGCGCCGGCTGTCAGGACTCGAGGCCCGAAAGCGTGAGGGTGGGGGTGATGGCCTCCGCGTCGGTCTTGAGGTGCAACAGGGCGAGGCGATCACTCGCGCACGCACGCGCCAGTGCGCCCGCGAAGTCGGCGTCACGCGTGACGGTCTCGGCGTGCGCGCCGTAGGCACGGGCGAGCGCGGCGAAATCCGGGTTGACCAGCGTCGTTGCGCTGACCCGGTGCGGGTAGTCGCGTGCCTGGTGCATGCGAATCGTGCCATAGACGCCGTTGTCGGCGACCAACACGCGGATGGCCACACCGTGTTGTTGCGCCGCGCCGAGTTCCTGCAAGGTCATCTGCAGGCAGCCGTCGCCCGCGAGACAGACCACCTCGCGCTCCGGAAAGCGCCGCTTCGCCGCGATGGCGGCCGGCAAGCCGTAGCCCATCGAACCGGAGGTCGGTGCCAGCTGCGTGCCGGGCCGGTAGCGCATGAACCGGTGCAACCACCCCGCGTAGTTGCCTGCGCCATTGCAGTACACGGTGTCGGCCGGCAGCGCGTCGCGCAGGTGGGTGATCACGTGGCCGAGCTGAACCTGCCCCGGTGTCTCTGGCGGCGTTTCGGACCACGCGCGGTAGGCGGCGTGTGCGTCGCGGGTGCGCGACCCGTCACCGCGTGCGTTGTCGGACACACGCCAAGCGGCCAGAAACGGCTCGGGTGCCGCGTTGATCGCGAGCGTCGGGGTGTAGACGCGGCCGATTTCCTCGGCGCCGGGGTGGACGTGGACCACCGTCTGGCGCGGCTGCGGCACCCCCAACAGCGTGTAGCTCTGGCTCGGGATCTCGGACAGTCGCGTGCCGATCATGACGATCAGGTCGCTGCTGCGTACACGCTCCAACAGCGCCGGGTTCGGGGCGAGGCCGAGATCGCCCGCGTAGGCGATGTCGTTGTTGTCGATCAGCGACTGCCGTCGGAAGGTGCACACCACGGGGATGTCGAGCCGCGTGGCGAGCGCGATGAGGCGGGTGCTCGCCGTCGCTGTCCAGCGGGAGCCCCCGGCCAGGATCACCGGCCGTTCGGCGCGGGCGACGTGCTCGGCGAGTGCCGCCATGCTCGCGTCTGTCGGCGCCGGTGCCGTCGCCTCGATGCGGCCCGGCACAACCGCTGTGGCGTGCTCGCGCAGCATGTCCTCGGGCAACGCGAGCACGACCGGGCCGGGACGCCCGTTCAGGGCGGTGTGCCAGGCCCGAGCGAGCATCTCCGGCACGCGCTCGGCGCTGTCGATTTCGGCCACCCACTTGGCCATCTGGCCGAAAGTCTGGACGTAGTCGACTTCCTGGAAGGCGTCGCGTCCGCGCTGCCCGCGCGCGATCTGGCCGACCAGCAGCACCAGCGGTGTCGAGTCCTGCTGCGCGACGTGTACGCCGCTGGCGGCATTGGTCGCACCCGGTCCCCGTGTCACGAGGGCGACGCCCGGACGGCCGGTCAGCTTGGCGTCGGCCTCGGCCATCATCGCGGCGCCCCCTTCCTGGCGTGCGTTGATCACATCGATGTCGCTGTCTATCAGTGCGTCGAGCACGGCCAGGTAACTCTCGCCCGGCACACAGAACACCCGATCGACGCCCTGCGCGCGCAAGGCATCGACAACCAGTTGGCCGCCGGTCTGCGTCTGATCTGTCACGAAGACTCCACCCACTCGAACGAGGCCACAGTGTGGTCCAGAGAACGTCGGATGCCAACCGGGCAGCGTCGCGCTGGTGCGGCGTAAGCGTGTCGCGGCTCAGGCGGCCCGGCGCTCAGTGGAGTGGGTCGGGGCGGTCTGTGTCGGCGGTGCGGGCATCGGGGCGTGCAACAGGTGCCAACCCTTCATGGCGGACAGGGAAAAGCGGGTGCGTGCGGGGCGGGTCGGAGCGGGGGTCAGGTCGCGGTGTCCGGTGAGTGTTTCAGTTATGGTGCACCGGCGCGCCCCTGCGATCTGTGACCTCGTTCGCAGTCTCGTCGCCCGGTTACCGGCGGGCGAACCCCCGTGCAGTGAGGAAGCCCCGCATGTGCGGGCGCGACTCTTTGCCGGTCAACCCGGCCATTTCCTCGGTCCAGCTGCTGTCCTTCTTGCCGCCGGTGCGACTGCGGTAGTAGGCCCGCAGGGTGTCATCGTACGCGGCAATGTGCGCCCGGCTGTCGTCGTCTGCCTGGTAGCGTTCCTCCATCAGCACCGCGGGCAGCGGCAAGCGCGGCTTGACCTCCGGGTCCTGATCCGGATGCCCGATGCAGAGACCGAACACCGGGTAGACCTGATCCGGCAAGCCGAGCAGGGTGCTCACCTCCTCGGGGTTGTTGCGCAAGCCGCCGATGTAACAGATCCCGAGACCCAGACTCTCCGCGGCGACCACGGCGTTCTGGGCGGCGAGCGCCACGTCGATGGTGGCGATCATGAAGTGTTCGGTCATGCCCTCCACCATCTCGGTGTCCTGCACGGCACAGGCGAGCCGCGCCCGGTACAGGTCGGCACAGAAGACCAGGAACACGCTGCTGCTGGCGACATAGGGCTGCCCGCCGGCAAGCGTTGCAAGCGCGTCCCGGGTGTCGGGGTCGCGCACGCGGATCACGCTGGTTGCCTGCACGTTGCTCGACGTGGCCGCCGCCTGGGCGCAGGCAATCAGGGTGGCCACCGTCTCGTCATCAACGGGCTCGTCGCGGAATTTGCGGATCGAGCGGTGGGCGCGCAACAGGGCGATGACGTCGTTCATGGGTCTCCGAGTGGGTGTGGGGCGGGGGGGCCAGGCGCGCCACAGTGGCAGCATCGGGCGCAGCCTGTCCAGCGCCGTCGGCGACGCTGCGCTTCGGCCCGGCGAACGGGGTGAGCAGGCGAGGTTGTAGTCCAAGTCTGTTTCTGACTACACCAGCTTTGCTACACTGCGGCTCCGAGTGACATCAGCCCTCCCGCGTCATGGCTCGTCGATGCCGCCACCCCTGGCCAGCCCACCGCGCGCACCCCGTGCCCGACGCCACCCATCCGAACCGCAACCGCACCGTGCTCCCCTCGAAATACGTCATGCATTTCAATATGTTGGCGATGTCGCCACCGGTTGTTCCAGGTGGCAGGGGGCCGTTGTGCGGCACCGTGGTGCCCTAACACAACATATCTTGCCGCGCGTGCCGATACAGCGCGCATGCGCGATACAACAGCAGCAGCCACCCGAGACCCTGCCATGACCGACACCTCGCTCGACGCGATCACGCACTTTCTCAACGCCGAACAGATCACGGCAGCGGGCGCCCTGCACGCCAACCTGTCCTTCGACGCGTTGTACGAGCACGAGGTTCGGCCCGGTCAGACGGGCTGTCATCAGGGCCAGGTGACCGACACCGGCGCCGTGGTGGTCTACACCGGTCGGTTCACCGGCCGGTCATCAAAGGACAAGTACCTCGTCGAGGACGCGCTGACCCGCGACTCCGTGTGGTGGAAGTCCGAGACAAACGGCTCCGACAACCAACCGATGACGGCAGAGGCCTGGCAGGCGGTCAAACGCGTGACCACCGCCGAACTCTCGCGCGGCGACCTGTACGTCATGGACCTGTTCTGCGGCACCAACCCCGCGACGCGAATGGCTGTGCGGGTGGTGACCACGGTCGCCTGGGCGGCGCATTTTGCCAAGAACATGTTCGTGCGCCCCGACGCCGACGAGCTCGACGGCTTCACCCCGGACTGGACCGTCTTGCACGCGCCCGAGGCCGAGCTCGAGAACCACGCCGATTTCGGCATGCGCTCGCCGGTGTTCGCGGCGTTCAATCTCAGCGAACGGGTTGCCTGCGTGGGCGGCACCTGGTACGGCGGTGAAATCAAGAAAGGTCTGTTCTCGATGATGAACTACTTCCTGCCCGAGCAGGGTGTGGGGTCCTTTCACTGCTCCGCCAACGTTGGTGCGGGCGGCGACGCAGCACTCTTTTTCGGCCTCTCCGGCACCGGCAAGACGACCCTGTCGACCGATCCCAAGCGGGAACTGATCGGCGACGACGAGCACGGCTGGGACGCCCAGGGCGTGTTCAATTTCGAAGGGGGCTGCTACGCCAAGACCATCGACCTCTCCGCAGAGACCGAACCCGAGATTCACGCCGCCATCCGCCGCAACGCCCTGTTGGAGAATGTGCCGCTGAGCGGGTCAACACCCGACTACGCCGACCGCTCCTTGACGGAGAACACCCGCGTCTCCTACCCGCTCGACCACATCGACAACATCGTTCGGCCGGTGTCGCGCGCGGGGCACCCGAAGAACATCATCTTCCTCACGTGCGACGCCTTCGGCATCCTGCCGCCGGTGGCGAAACTGAGCGAGGAGCAGGCCAAGTACTACTACCTCAACGGCTACACCGCCAAGGTCGCCGGCACCGAGCTGGGCCTGACCGAACCGACAGCGGCCTTCTCGGCCTGTTTCGGGGGCGCTTTCCTCACCGTGCACCCGACGCGCTACGGCAAGATTCTCGGCGAAAAGATGGCAGAGCACGGCTCGCGTGCCTGGCTTGTCAATACCGGCTGGAGCGGCGGCGGCTACGGTGTGGGCAAGCGCATGTCGCTGAAAGTCACCCGCGCCATCATCGACGCGATTTTCGACGGCTCGCTCGCGGCGGCCGACTTCGAGGCGATGCCGTTGTTTGGCCTCGCCATCCCCACCGCGGTGGCCGGGGTGGATTCGGCCATTCTGAACCCACGCAACGCCTGGCAGGACACCGCGGCCTACGACGCCGGACTGCAGAAACTGGCCGGCATGTTCGTCGCCAATTTCGCGAAGTACACCGACACGCCTGAGGGTGTTTCTTTGGCCGAAGCGGGCCCGCGCGCCGCCTGAGGCTCGTTGGGGCCGTGTTTCAGCCGCCCGGTCGGGCGGCGTTGTCGGCGTTGATCTCGGCGGTGACGTCGGCCAGGCGCGACGACAGGCGCGCGTGCCGGTTGCTGCCTTCTTCGGCCGTTTTCAGTGCCTCACTGAAGTGCGCGGCGGCCCGTTCGAGGTCGCCCCGCATCGCGTAATACTCCCCGTACCAGCGTTGCGACTCGGCGAGGTCTCCGGCCGCGCGGTGGTACTGTGCGGTGCGCCGCAGCATGCTCGCGTTCGGTGCCGGGTGGGTTCGCAGCCAGCGGCTCAACACCGCGCTCGCCCGCGCGTAGTCGCCCTGACGGGCGTGCTCGCTCGCTTTGACGTGGTGCGTGAGGTAGTCGAACGGGTAGTCGCGCTCGAGCTCGGCGAAGAGCGTGTCGGCGGCGTCGGTGCGTCCGGCGCCGAGCAACGCCCGAGCGCGCAACAACCGACTGTAACGCGCTTCACGCCACGGCTCGGGCAGGCGGTCCAGGTGCACGAGGCTCGCCTCGGGATCGGTTTCGAGCTGGGACAGCGCGGCGCCGTAATCGGCTGTCGGCGAATCCGCGAGGTGTTGATCGAGCAGGTGGGCAACGCGTTGCTTGACCAACGCAAACCCCGGTTGTGGCGCGTTGCCGGTGTCAGGCTGCCGCCGTGCCCGTTCCCAGGCCTCGCCGACGCGGTTGGGTGTCAGCGGGTGCGTCTGCAGGTACTCGATGCCGCCGCGTGCGTTAAGGCCACTCAGCGCCGAGAGGTGTTGCAGCATCTCCGCCATGCCGGCCGAGCGAAACCCCGCGTTCTCGAGGAACTTCTGGCCAATCCGGTCGGCCTCCCGTTCGTTTTGTCGGCTGTAGTCCAGTTGCTGTTGCACCGATGCCGCCAGCCCAGAGTAGACCGCCGCCTGGGCCGCCTGCGGGTTGTCCCGCACCACCAATGCGCCGGCGAGCAACGCGGCGAGCGTGGCGAGACCGGAGCGCGACTGGCGCGCGAACACGCGCTCGACGTGCCGTTGGGTCAGGTGTGCGAGCTCGTGTGCGAGCACCGACGCCAGCGCGCTTTCGCTCGGGGCTTCGAGGATCAACCCGGCGTTGACGCCAATCAGACCGCCGGGCAACACGAAGGCGTTCACGGTCGGGTTCCTGAACACCGTGATCGACTGCACCCCGGTGGTGATCGCATTGGCGCCGCGCAAGCGGTTCACGAGGTCCACGAGGTAGCTTGTGGTGACGGCGTCGTCGAGGGTCTCGCTCCGCTGCACCAGGGTGCGAAGCACGGCCCGGCCGAGGCGTTCGAGTTCGGCTTGACGCGATGCGCCGCCGAGGTCGGGGGTGGTGCCGAGCACCGGAAAACACGCCAGAGCGAACGCCAGGACAGCGGCACTCGGCAGTCGGCGTGCCCTGGCCCTGAGCGTTGCGAACAACTGGCCCCTGCACCCGGGTGCAGCGGGTGATTTAGGGTGATGAAACGTTATAGACTTGTCCGTTCGCATATTGTCAAGCCACAGCCCACCAGCAACCCCGTGGGCGCACCAACTTTCCGAGGTTCACAGTGGAACTCAGCGGCGCAGAAATTCTGTTCAAGTGTTTGGAAGCAGAGGAAGTCGAGTACGTCTTCGGCTACCCCGGTGGCGCCGTACTGCACATCTACGACGCCCTCTACAAGCAAGACACAGTGAAGCACATTTTGGTTCGCCACGAGCAGGGTGCGACGCACGCAGCGGACGGGTATTCACGCGCGACCGGCAGGCCTGGGGTGTGCCTGGTCACCTCGGGGCCGGGGGCGACCAACGC
This window contains:
- the pckA gene encoding phosphoenolpyruvate carboxykinase (ATP); protein product: MTDTSLDAITHFLNAEQITAAGALHANLSFDALYEHEVRPGQTGCHQGQVTDTGAVVVYTGRFTGRSSKDKYLVEDALTRDSVWWKSETNGSDNQPMTAEAWQAVKRVTTAELSRGDLYVMDLFCGTNPATRMAVRVVTTVAWAAHFAKNMFVRPDADELDGFTPDWTVLHAPEAELENHADFGMRSPVFAAFNLSERVACVGGTWYGGEIKKGLFSMMNYFLPEQGVGSFHCSANVGAGGDAALFFGLSGTGKTTLSTDPKRELIGDDEHGWDAQGVFNFEGGCYAKTIDLSAETEPEIHAAIRRNALLENVPLSGSTPDYADRSLTENTRVSYPLDHIDNIVRPVSRAGHPKNIIFLTCDAFGILPPVAKLSEEQAKYYYLNGYTAKVAGTELGLTEPTAAFSACFGGAFLTVHPTRYGKILGEKMAEHGSRAWLVNTGWSGGGYGVGKRMSLKVTRAIIDAIFDGSLAAADFEAMPLFGLAIPTAVAGVDSAILNPRNAWQDTAAYDAGLQKLAGMFVANFAKYTDTPEGVSLAEAGPRAA
- a CDS encoding M48 family metalloprotease — translated: MLGTTPDLGGASRQAELERLGRAVLRTLVQRSETLDDAVTTSYLVDLVNRLRGANAITTGVQSITVFRNPTVNAFVLPGGLIGVNAGLILEAPSESALASVLAHELAHLTQRHVERVFARQSRSGLATLAALLAGALVVRDNPQAAQAAVYSGLAASVQQQLDYSRQNEREADRIGQKFLENAGFRSAGMAEMLQHLSALSGLNARGGIEYLQTHPLTPNRVGEAWERARRQPDTGNAPQPGFALVKQRVAHLLDQHLADSPTADYGAALSQLETDPEASLVHLDRLPEPWREARYSRLLRARALLGAGRTDAADTLFAELERDYPFDYLTHHVKASEHARQGDYARASAVLSRWLRTHPAPNASMLRRTAQYHRAAGDLAESQRWYGEYYAMRGDLERAAAHFSEALKTAEEGSNRHARLSSRLADVTAEINADNAARPGG
- a CDS encoding thiamine pyrophosphate-binding protein, which codes for MTDQTQTGGQLVVDALRAQGVDRVFCVPGESYLAVLDALIDSDIDVINARQEGGAAMMAEADAKLTGRPGVALVTRGPGATNAASGVHVAQQDSTPLVLLVGQIARGQRGRDAFQEVDYVQTFGQMAKWVAEIDSAERVPEMLARAWHTALNGRPGPVVLALPEDMLREHATAVVPGRIEATAPAPTDASMAALAEHVARAERPVILAGGSRWTATASTRLIALATRLDIPVVCTFRRQSLIDNNDIAYAGDLGLAPNPALLERVRSSDLIVMIGTRLSEIPSQSYTLLGVPQPRQTVVHVHPGAEEIGRVYTPTLAINAAPEPFLAAWRVSDNARGDGSRTRDAHAAYRAWSETPPETPGQVQLGHVITHLRDALPADTVYCNGAGNYAGWLHRFMRYRPGTQLAPTSGSMGYGLPAAIAAKRRFPEREVVCLAGDGCLQMTLQELGAAQQHGVAIRVLVADNGVYGTIRMHQARDYPHRVSATTLVNPDFAALARAYGAHAETVTRDADFAGALARACASDRLALLHLKTDAEAITPTLTLSGLES
- the dnaE gene encoding DNA polymerase III subunit alpha gives rise to the protein MNAAFVHLHVHSEYSLVDSVVRIKPLAKAVAESMPAVALTDQCNLMGAVKFYRAALGAGIKPILAVDAWVAEHAGDADPHKLVLLSQGDDGYKNLCELVSRSYTEGQLGGVARVQRDWLTRASTQGLIALSAARHGDVGRALIDAREDDAAERLGAWQALFGDRFYIELQRIGARDETVYLDAACRLASATDTPVVATNDVRFLSASEFDAHEARVCINQGRVLIDPARPRNYTEQQYLRSASEMLELFADMPAACENSVEIAMRCNTRLTLGAPVLPDFPVPAGQTEADHICALAERGLEQRLAVLYPSASERATQRAPYDARLRVELDVINSMGFPGYFLIVADFIEWSKNNGIPVGPGRGSGAGSLVAWALKITDIDPLPYDLLFERFLNPERVSMPDFDVDFCMAGRDRVIQYVTDTYGAEKVSQIITYGTMAAKAVVRDCGRVLGHPYGLVDGVAKLVPFEVGMTLTKALAESEDLKRRYDTDDEVRNLIDLALQLEGLARNAGKHAGGVVIAPSGLTDFCPLYCEEDGASLVTQFDKDDAEAVGLVKFDFLGLRNLTIIDNAVKDINRTREQPLDIMQIPLDDAPTFALLQGADTTAVFQLESRGMKELIKRLKPDSFEDIIALVALFRPGPLQSGMVDDFIARKHGREPVSYPHPDYQLDSLKPVLEPTYGIILYQEQVMQIAQVMAGYSLGGADLLRRAMGKKKPEEMAKQKAGFVDGSVANGIDASLAEKIFELVEKFAGYGFNKSHSAAYALVSYQTAWLKCHYPAEFMAAVLSSDMETTDKVVVFYDDCVRAGLTMLPPDINASAVPFTAIDAKTLRYGLGAVKGVGEAALSGILAEREQNGPYASLFDFCERADSRVNKRVIEALVKSGALDGIVSTRAAAMRNLDAAIKAAEQQHRDADAGMTDLFGGSGGTTARVTFEDSAEWPELERLAHEKDALGLYLSGHPIHCYATDLEHVSRGSMAAQCVGLEPAKDGRFAKGKDTVVAGLIVAVRVISGQRGRRCVITLDDATLKVDAVISGELYDSFVHVIAVDRVLVVEGELVVDDFSGGFRIRGREVYDIDAARARFAKGVVVTLGSVTPQGIDPIAELLTRHGAGSLPILLRYRNGEARAAIRLGQAWQVRPETALIDALSELEPVETVELTY
- the nfsA gene encoding oxygen-insensitive NADPH nitroreductase, with protein sequence MNDVIALLRAHRSIRKFRDEPVDDETVATLIACAQAAATSSNVQATSVIRVRDPDTRDALATLAGGQPYVASSSVFLVFCADLYRARLACAVQDTEMVEGMTEHFMIATIDVALAAQNAVVAAESLGLGICYIGGLRNNPEEVSTLLGLPDQVYPVFGLCIGHPDQDPEVKPRLPLPAVLMEERYQADDDSRAHIAAYDDTLRAYYRSRTGGKKDSSWTEEMAGLTGKESRPHMRGFLTARGFARR